The Populus alba chromosome 4, ASM523922v2, whole genome shotgun sequence genome contains a region encoding:
- the LOC118030236 gene encoding alcohol dehydrogenase-like 6 isoform X2, translating into MSSSIKQPNVITCKAAVAWGAGEALVMQEVEVSPPHPQEIRIKVVTTSLCRSDLSALDSHAIFPRIFGHEASGIVESIGEGVTEFQEGDHVLTVFTGECKTCRQCKSGKSNICQVLGLERRGVMHSDQGTRFSINGKPVYHYCAVSSFSEYTVVHTGCAVKVSSAAPLEKICLLSCGLAAGLGAAWNVADISKGSTVVIFGLGTVGLSVAQGARIRGASQIIGVDTNPEKCDKAKDFGITEFINPNDCNEPIQQGWGLTVTLGVPKVKPEVSAHYGLFLSGRTLKGSLFGGWKPKSDLPSLVEMYMNKEIQIDEFITHNLPFEEINKAFELMREGKCLRCVIHMPK; encoded by the exons ATGTCATCTTCGATCAAGCAACCCAATGTCATCACTTGCAAAG CTGCGGTGGCATGGGGAGCTGGGGAGGCATTGGTGATGCAGGAAGTGGAAGTGAGTCCTCCACACCCTCAAGAGATCAGAATCAAAGTGGTCACTACCTCTCTTTGCCGCAGTGACCTCTCTGCTTTGGATTCTCAT GCTATATTTCCTCGGATATTTGGACATGAAGCATCAGG GATTGTTGAGAGTATTGGGGAGGGAGTGACAGAATTTCAAGAGGGCGACCATGTGCTCACAGTGTTCACTGGAGAATGCAAGACATGTAGACAGTGCAAGTCTGGAAAAAGCAACATCTGCCAAGTATTGGGGTTGGAAAGGCGAGGTGTAATGCATAGTGACCAAGGAACACGCTTCTCAATCAATGGGAAACCAGTTTATCATTATTGTGCAGTTTCAAGTTTCAGTGAATATACAGTGGTGCACACTGGATGTGCTGTTAAAGTTAGCTCCGCTGCACCTCTGGAGAAAATATGCCTTCTTAGCTGTGGTCTGGCTGCCG GTTTGGGAGCAGCTTGGAATGTTGCTGATATATCTAAAGGATCAACTGTAGTGATTTTTGGTCTTGGGACTGTAGGCCTTTCT GTCGCGCAAGGTGCTAGAATTAGAGGGGCATCTCAAATAATTGGTGTTGACACTAACCCTGAAAAATGTGACAAGG CAAAGGATTTTGGAATAACTGAGTTTATCAACCCAAATGACTGCAACGAACCTATTCAACAG GGATGGGGATTAACAGTTACTCTCGGTGTGCCAAAAGTTAAGCCTGAAGTATCTGCTCATTATGGCCTATTTCTTTCTGGAAGAACATTGAAGGGCTCTTTATTTGGAGGTTGGAAACCAAAATCAGATCTTCCTTCATTAGTTGAGATGTATATGAATAAG GAAATCCAGATAGATGAGTTCATTACACATAATCTGCCATTTGAGGAAATCAACAAAGCTTTCGAACTCATGAGAGAAGGGAAGTGTCTACGCTGTGTCATCCACATGCCAAAATAA
- the LOC118030236 gene encoding alcohol dehydrogenase-like 6 isoform X1, which produces MSSSIKQPNVITCKAAVAWGAGEALVMQEVEVSPPHPQEIRIKVVTTSLCRSDLSALDSHAIFPRIFGHEASGIVESIGEGVTEFQEGDHVLTVFTGECKTCRQCKSGKSNICQVLGLERRGVMHSDQGTRFSINGKPVYHYCAVSSFSEYTVVHTGCAVKVSSAAPLEKICLLSCGLAAGLGAAWNVADISKGSTVVIFGLGTVGLSVAQGARIRGASQIIGVDTNPEKCDKAKDFGITEFINPNDCNEPIQQVIKRITDGGADYSFECIGDTGMITTALQSCCDGWGLTVTLGVPKVKPEVSAHYGLFLSGRTLKGSLFGGWKPKSDLPSLVEMYMNKEIQIDEFITHNLPFEEINKAFELMREGKCLRCVIHMPK; this is translated from the exons ATGTCATCTTCGATCAAGCAACCCAATGTCATCACTTGCAAAG CTGCGGTGGCATGGGGAGCTGGGGAGGCATTGGTGATGCAGGAAGTGGAAGTGAGTCCTCCACACCCTCAAGAGATCAGAATCAAAGTGGTCACTACCTCTCTTTGCCGCAGTGACCTCTCTGCTTTGGATTCTCAT GCTATATTTCCTCGGATATTTGGACATGAAGCATCAGG GATTGTTGAGAGTATTGGGGAGGGAGTGACAGAATTTCAAGAGGGCGACCATGTGCTCACAGTGTTCACTGGAGAATGCAAGACATGTAGACAGTGCAAGTCTGGAAAAAGCAACATCTGCCAAGTATTGGGGTTGGAAAGGCGAGGTGTAATGCATAGTGACCAAGGAACACGCTTCTCAATCAATGGGAAACCAGTTTATCATTATTGTGCAGTTTCAAGTTTCAGTGAATATACAGTGGTGCACACTGGATGTGCTGTTAAAGTTAGCTCCGCTGCACCTCTGGAGAAAATATGCCTTCTTAGCTGTGGTCTGGCTGCCG GTTTGGGAGCAGCTTGGAATGTTGCTGATATATCTAAAGGATCAACTGTAGTGATTTTTGGTCTTGGGACTGTAGGCCTTTCT GTCGCGCAAGGTGCTAGAATTAGAGGGGCATCTCAAATAATTGGTGTTGACACTAACCCTGAAAAATGTGACAAGG CAAAGGATTTTGGAATAACTGAGTTTATCAACCCAAATGACTGCAACGAACCTATTCAACAG GTTATCAAACGTATTACTGATGGAGGGGCAGATTACTCATTTGAATGCATCGGTGACACTGGAATGATTACAACTGCATTGCAATCTTGCTGTGAT GGATGGGGATTAACAGTTACTCTCGGTGTGCCAAAAGTTAAGCCTGAAGTATCTGCTCATTATGGCCTATTTCTTTCTGGAAGAACATTGAAGGGCTCTTTATTTGGAGGTTGGAAACCAAAATCAGATCTTCCTTCATTAGTTGAGATGTATATGAATAAG GAAATCCAGATAGATGAGTTCATTACACATAATCTGCCATTTGAGGAAATCAACAAAGCTTTCGAACTCATGAGAGAAGGGAAGTGTCTACGCTGTGTCATCCACATGCCAAAATAA
- the LOC118030236 gene encoding alcohol dehydrogenase-like 6 isoform X3: MLYFLGYLDMKHQGLFCTFYLIVESIGEGVTEFQEGDHVLTVFTGECKTCRQCKSGKSNICQVLGLERRGVMHSDQGTRFSINGKPVYHYCAVSSFSEYTVVHTGCAVKVSSAAPLEKICLLSCGLAAGLGAAWNVADISKGSTVVIFGLGTVGLSVAQGARIRGASQIIGVDTNPEKCDKAKDFGITEFINPNDCNEPIQQVIKRITDGGADYSFECIGDTGMITTALQSCCDGWGLTVTLGVPKVKPEVSAHYGLFLSGRTLKGSLFGGWKPKSDLPSLVEMYMNKEIQIDEFITHNLPFEEINKAFELMREGKCLRCVIHMPK; encoded by the exons AT GCTATATTTCCTCGGATATTTGGACATGAAGCATCAGGGTCTTTTCTGCACCTTTTACTT GATTGTTGAGAGTATTGGGGAGGGAGTGACAGAATTTCAAGAGGGCGACCATGTGCTCACAGTGTTCACTGGAGAATGCAAGACATGTAGACAGTGCAAGTCTGGAAAAAGCAACATCTGCCAAGTATTGGGGTTGGAAAGGCGAGGTGTAATGCATAGTGACCAAGGAACACGCTTCTCAATCAATGGGAAACCAGTTTATCATTATTGTGCAGTTTCAAGTTTCAGTGAATATACAGTGGTGCACACTGGATGTGCTGTTAAAGTTAGCTCCGCTGCACCTCTGGAGAAAATATGCCTTCTTAGCTGTGGTCTGGCTGCCG GTTTGGGAGCAGCTTGGAATGTTGCTGATATATCTAAAGGATCAACTGTAGTGATTTTTGGTCTTGGGACTGTAGGCCTTTCT GTCGCGCAAGGTGCTAGAATTAGAGGGGCATCTCAAATAATTGGTGTTGACACTAACCCTGAAAAATGTGACAAGG CAAAGGATTTTGGAATAACTGAGTTTATCAACCCAAATGACTGCAACGAACCTATTCAACAG GTTATCAAACGTATTACTGATGGAGGGGCAGATTACTCATTTGAATGCATCGGTGACACTGGAATGATTACAACTGCATTGCAATCTTGCTGTGAT GGATGGGGATTAACAGTTACTCTCGGTGTGCCAAAAGTTAAGCCTGAAGTATCTGCTCATTATGGCCTATTTCTTTCTGGAAGAACATTGAAGGGCTCTTTATTTGGAGGTTGGAAACCAAAATCAGATCTTCCTTCATTAGTTGAGATGTATATGAATAAG GAAATCCAGATAGATGAGTTCATTACACATAATCTGCCATTTGAGGAAATCAACAAAGCTTTCGAACTCATGAGAGAAGGGAAGTGTCTACGCTGTGTCATCCACATGCCAAAATAA
- the LOC118030238 gene encoding NDR1/HIN1-like protein 6, translating to MVDNQRIHPAVDVEAPPLKAPLVLRGLVASGKGSSSLSQQQPPPSLRTIPAVMQVSKLSQTTSCCCCKCICWTVGLLVLLLGIVGATTGILYLVFKPKIPNYSVDSLRISDLRLNFDMTLYAKFDVKITANNPNKKIGIYYEKGGLLSVWYTDTKLCQGSIPKFYQGHQNTTKLDVSLTGQTQYGSTLMRTLQEQQQTGRIPLDLRIDAPVSIKLGRLKLRKVKILGNCLLVVNSLSTNNLISIKASNCKFGLKL from the coding sequence ATGGTAGATAACCAGAGAATTCATCCAGCAGTAGATGTGGAAGCGCCACCACTAAAAGCACCATTGGTGTTGCGAGGTTTGGTAGCATCTGGAAAGGGCAGTTCGAGTCTGAGTCAGCAGCAACCTCCACCGTCATTACGTACCATTCCAGCAGTTATGCAGGTGAGCAAGTTATCACAAACCACAAGCTGTTGCTGTTGCAAGTGCATATGTTGGACAGTAGGTCTCCTTGTCCTTCTACTAGGGATTGTCGGAGCCACCACGGGCATTCTTTACCTTGTCTTCAAACCGAAAATCCCCAACTACTCCGTAGATAGCTTGAGAATAAGTGACCTGAGGCTCAACTTTGATATGACCTTATATGCTAAATTCGATGTGAAGATCACAGCAAATAACCCTAACAAGAAGATTGGAATTTACTACGAGAAAGGTGGGCTGCTGAGTGTATGGTACACAGACACTAAGCTTTGTCAAGGTTCAATACCAAAATTCTACCAAGGTCACCAGAACACAACAAAATTGGATGTGAGCTTAACAGGGCAAACACAGTATGGAAGCACTTTAATGAGGACATTGCAAGAGCAACAACAAACAGGACGTATTCCGTTGGATCTTAGGATTGATGCACCAGTTTCTATCAAACTTGGGAGGTTGAAGCTGAGGAAGGTGAAGATCTTAGGGAATTGCTTGTTGGTGGTGAATAGCTTATCTACCAACAATCTGATTAGCATCAAGGCTAGTAATTGCAAGTTTGGATTAAAGCTTTGA
- the LOC118030235 gene encoding uncharacterized protein: MMEQVESARNRCSRVIDTIHKLPSQTNITESCKRTLLKLAQSELHFLSSRSTSTPHHTPLSVNIGHLEAVIHILQQPCITGVSRVCKPIPSSLPNRKKIESLTKNAVHVDIVCTLNKNPVWIIVSDRNPRYVSWFRDGKSSKGLKFRLEKVLGAAQSTQIMKPCSIVLFFSHGISDFVNEKLREEFGACQLGLEFALFDFDLCEELEGGEWINVVANASSFQEACVFEIKVGGTKENTVLSSKYGVERSLSLNPTGLEMMEEVTKENLDDGFDFLISEMKLSLKKVKSVDVVGPGDFIGDDDGDDFINLDTTALIAIVSGISNGCTEKLLATPEDELRKRFKGNYEFVIVQVESEIQNPILAEMAGVIQGKRGIICESVLSEFKQLVSMCGGPNEKLRADKILKYLMVVRDSPSERMMGVPTTRKLALKNKVVFGTGDHWRAPTLTANMAFVRAVSQTGMPLFTIEHRPRALTGD, encoded by the exons ATGATGGAGCAAGTAGAATCAGCAAGAAACAGATGCTCAAGAGTCATTGACACCATACACAAATTACCTTCTCAAACCAACATCACTGAATCATGCAAACGCACTCTCCTCAAATTAGCCCAATCTGAGCTCCATTTCCTCTCCTCTCGCTCCACTTCTACCCCCCACCACACGCCCCTCAG TGTTAATATTGGTCACTTAGAGGCTGTGATTCACATTCTACAACAACCCTGTATAACTGGAGTTTCACGGGTTTGCAAGCCAATTCCTTCATCACTTCCAAATAGGAAAAAGATTGAATCTCTTACAAAGAATGCGGTTCATGTTGATATTGTCTGTACTCTTAATAAAAACCCAGTTTGGATTATTGTTTCTGATAGGAACCCGAGATATGTTTCTTGGTTTAGAGATGGTAAAAGTAGTAAAGGCTTaaaatttagacttgaaaaagTTTTGGGTGCTGCTCAATCTACTCAGATAATGAAACCTTGCtctattgttttgtttttctcacacgGGATTAGTGATTTTGTTAACGAGAAGCTTAGAGAAGAATTTGGGGCATGTCAGCTTGGATTGGAGTTtgctttgtttgattttgatttatgtgaGGAATTAGAAGGTGGTGAATGGATTAATGTGGTTGCAAATGCAAGTTCATTTCAAGAGGCATGTGTTTTTGAAATCAAGGTTGGTGGTACAAAGGAAAATACAGTTTTGAGTTCTAAATATGGGGTTGAGAGGTCATTGAGTCTTAATCCTACTGGGCTGGAGATGATGGAAGAGGTTACCAAAGAAAACTTGGATgatggttttgattttcttatttcgGAGATGAAGTTGTCATTGAAGAAAGTTAAAAGTGTGGATGTTGTTGGGCCAGGGGATTTCATTggagatgatgatggtgatgattttATAAATCTTGATACAACAGCCTTAATTGCAATTGTATCAGGAATTAGCAATGGTTGTACTGAGAAACTTTTGGCTACACCAGAGGATGAATTAAGGAAGCGATTTAAAGGAAATTATGAGTTTGTGATTGTACAG GTCGAATCTGAAATTCAGAATCCAATACTTGCAGAGATGGCTGGTGTGATACAAGGAAAGAGAGGCATAATATGTGAAAGTGTTCTCTCAGAGTTTAAACAGTTGGTATCAATGTGTGGAGGGCCTAATGAGAAGCTTAGAGCAGATAAAATACTGAAATATCTTAT GGTTGTGCGGGATAGTCCTTCAGAACGCATGATGGGCGTCCCAACAACAAGAAAGTTGGCATTGAAGAACAAGGTCGTTTTTGGGACTGGTGACCATTGGCGTGCTCCGACTTTAACAGCAAATATGGCATTTGTGCGAGCAGTTTCACAGACTGGGATGCCTCTGTTCACCATCGAGCATAGACCAAGGGCCTTAACTGGTGATTAG
- the LOC118030239 gene encoding uncharacterized protein yields the protein MGLEEEESIEQAAAARRERLKALKAAQELLNTPDADSAKTADDDDDEAAQESNPSMKFRNYVPQDKELQEGKLAPPVLPKFEDPVAAAPPPSEKEEDPFLNIAPKKPNWDLRRDVQNKLDKLERRTQKAIYKLMEEQEKEKQLAENGGNGVVED from the exons ATGGGTTTAGAGGAAGAAGAGTCAATTGAACAAGCAGCAGCAGCCCGTCGTGAGAGGCTTAAGGCTCTCAAAGCTGCTCAAGAATTGCTAAATACTCCTGATGCTGATTCTGCCAAGACCGCCGACGATGACGACGATGAAGCTGCCCAAGAATC taATCCCAGCATGAAGTTCCGAAATTATGTTCCTCAAGACAAGGAGCTTCAGGAGGGTAAGCTTGCTCCACCAGTACTACCAAAGTTTGAAGATCCTGTTGCAGCTGCACCTCCACCATCAGAGAAGGAAGAG gatCCGTTTCTCAACATTGCTCCAAAGAAGCCAAACTGGGACCTGCGAAGAGATGTGCAGAATAAGCTTGATAAGCTTGAAAGACGTACGCAAAAGGCAATATATAAACTAATGG AGgaacaggaaaaagaaaagcaattggCAGAGAATGGTGGCAATGGTGTTGTCGAAGATTAG
- the LOC118030360 gene encoding uncharacterized protein isoform X1 — protein MGCLVSTPQDSGGNRRRPGSIGDVSVYVPGFRIPKPVDFSLSLGDHLPKNLVKSLSAFRTRIVVMASQEASTVSRTRRKSATQHGGSTLADLHQALEDYLPILLGLVKDGSQLQHNVQFVWMNQEDEAEETAISNAWYEVLSVLHLMAMLSLSQANLLLLPRASSDGYQPKVSEDSRRASIDIFLKAAGYLDCAVRNVLPQLPNPLRKELPVDLAEGVLRALCLQALGQSVDIQLGMAIDSAKATLAVKRRLACEMVKSWQQAQDNIMNLPLANGWGEKHRLLIKWKYVEAKAAAYYYHGLILDEGNTEKSHGMAVAALQAADEYFKESKRACEAFNAASPLSRNPPLWGTMKYLSDKIPKDTSSKVRINRDLYSYEKIMETAPTLPDFALALKPDDFQLPPAHPSWNEENVVSGQASSNHLRSD, from the exons ATGGGATGCCTGGTGTCTACTCCGCAGGATTCAGGTGGAAATCGAAGGAGACCTGGGAGTATAGGGGATGTGTCTGTTTATGTACCTGGTTTTCGGATACCTAAGCCTGTTGATTTCTCTCTGTCACTTGGTGATCATTTGCCAAAGAATTTAGTGAAAAGCCTATCTGCTTTCAGAACTCGTATCGTAGTTATGGCTAGCCAAGAAGCATCAACAGtctcaagaacaagaagaaaaagtgCTACACAACATG GAGGTTCAACGTTGGCCGATCTTCATCAGGCTCTTGAAGATTACTTGCCCATTCTGTTGGGATTAGTTAAAGATGGAAGCCAGCTACAACACAATGTACAATTTGTGTGGATGAATCAAGAGGATGAAGCAGAG GAAACAGCGATTTCTAATGCATGGTATGAGGTGTTGTCAGTTTTGCACTTGATGGCGATGCTATCATTATCACAGGCCAACTTGTTGCTTCTTCCAAGAGCATCTTCTGATGGTTACCAGCCAAAAGTATCTGAAG ACAGCAGGCGAGCATCAATTGATATCTTCTTAAAGGCTGCAGGATATCTGGATTGTGCTGTCCGGAATGTGCTCCCACAATTACCTAATCCATTAAG GAAAGAACTGCCAGTGGACCTTGCTGAAGGTGTTCTTAGAGCACTTTGCCTTCAAGCATTAGGGCAG AGTGTTGACATCCAACTAGGAATGGCAATTGATAGTGCCAAAGCTACTCTTGCAGTGAAGCGAAGGCTTGCTTGTGAGATGGTAAAGTCCTGGCAGCAG GCTCAAGATAATATAATGAATCTTCCATTAGCAAATGGATGGGGGGAGAAGCACCGACTCTTAATAAAGTGGAAATATGTGGAAGCAAAG GCTGCAGCATACTATTATCATGGCTTAATCCTTGATGAGGGGAACACAGAGAAGTCTCATGGGATGGCTGTAGCTGCCTTGCAAGCTGCAGATgagtattttaaagaaagtaaaagggCATGTGAGGCATTCAATGCAGCTTCTCCATTGTCAAG AAACCCGCCGCTTTGGGGAACCATGAAGTACCTATCTGACAAAATTCCAAAAGATACTTCTAGCAAAGTGCGGATAAACCGCGATCTATACTCCTATGAAAA AATCATGGAGACAGCACCAACGTTGCCCGATTTTGCTCTGGCGCTGAAACCTGATGACTTTCAGCTCCCTCCAGCTCACCCTTCCTGGAACGAGGAGAATGTAGTTTCTGGACAAGCCAGTTCCAACCATCTGAGGAGCGATTGA
- the LOC118030360 gene encoding uncharacterized protein isoform X2 has product MASQEASTVSRTRRKSATQHGGSTLADLHQALEDYLPILLGLVKDGSQLQHNVQFVWMNQEDEAEETAISNAWYEVLSVLHLMAMLSLSQANLLLLPRASSDGYQPKVSEDSRRASIDIFLKAAGYLDCAVRNVLPQLPNPLRKELPVDLAEGVLRALCLQALGQSVDIQLGMAIDSAKATLAVKRRLACEMVKSWQQAQDNIMNLPLANGWGEKHRLLIKWKYVEAKAAAYYYHGLILDEGNTEKSHGMAVAALQAADEYFKESKRACEAFNAASPLSRNPPLWGTMKYLSDKIPKDTSSKVRINRDLYSYEKIMETAPTLPDFALALKPDDFQLPPAHPSWNEENVVSGQASSNHLRSD; this is encoded by the exons ATGGCTAGCCAAGAAGCATCAACAGtctcaagaacaagaagaaaaagtgCTACACAACATG GAGGTTCAACGTTGGCCGATCTTCATCAGGCTCTTGAAGATTACTTGCCCATTCTGTTGGGATTAGTTAAAGATGGAAGCCAGCTACAACACAATGTACAATTTGTGTGGATGAATCAAGAGGATGAAGCAGAG GAAACAGCGATTTCTAATGCATGGTATGAGGTGTTGTCAGTTTTGCACTTGATGGCGATGCTATCATTATCACAGGCCAACTTGTTGCTTCTTCCAAGAGCATCTTCTGATGGTTACCAGCCAAAAGTATCTGAAG ACAGCAGGCGAGCATCAATTGATATCTTCTTAAAGGCTGCAGGATATCTGGATTGTGCTGTCCGGAATGTGCTCCCACAATTACCTAATCCATTAAG GAAAGAACTGCCAGTGGACCTTGCTGAAGGTGTTCTTAGAGCACTTTGCCTTCAAGCATTAGGGCAG AGTGTTGACATCCAACTAGGAATGGCAATTGATAGTGCCAAAGCTACTCTTGCAGTGAAGCGAAGGCTTGCTTGTGAGATGGTAAAGTCCTGGCAGCAG GCTCAAGATAATATAATGAATCTTCCATTAGCAAATGGATGGGGGGAGAAGCACCGACTCTTAATAAAGTGGAAATATGTGGAAGCAAAG GCTGCAGCATACTATTATCATGGCTTAATCCTTGATGAGGGGAACACAGAGAAGTCTCATGGGATGGCTGTAGCTGCCTTGCAAGCTGCAGATgagtattttaaagaaagtaaaagggCATGTGAGGCATTCAATGCAGCTTCTCCATTGTCAAG AAACCCGCCGCTTTGGGGAACCATGAAGTACCTATCTGACAAAATTCCAAAAGATACTTCTAGCAAAGTGCGGATAAACCGCGATCTATACTCCTATGAAAA AATCATGGAGACAGCACCAACGTTGCCCGATTTTGCTCTGGCGCTGAAACCTGATGACTTTCAGCTCCCTCCAGCTCACCCTTCCTGGAACGAGGAGAATGTAGTTTCTGGACAAGCCAGTTCCAACCATCTGAGGAGCGATTGA
- the LOC118030360 gene encoding uncharacterized protein isoform X3: protein MGCLVSTPQDSGGNRRRPGSIGDVSVYVPGFRIPKPVDFSLSLGDHLPKNLVKSLSAFRTRIVVMASQEASTVSRTRRKSATQHGGSTLADLHQALEDYLPILLGLVKDGSQLQHNVQFVWMNQEDEAEETAISNAWYEVLSVLHLMAMLSLSQANLLLLPRASSDGYQPKVSEDSRRASIDIFLKAAGYLDCAVRNVLPQLPNPLRKELPVDLAEGVLRALCLQALGQSVDIQLGMAIDSAKATLAVKRRLACEMVKSWQQAQDNIMNLPLANGWGEKHRLLIKWKYVEAKAAAYYYHGLILDEGNTEKSHGMAVAALQAADEYFKESKRACEAFNAASPLSRWAMHSDAL, encoded by the exons ATGGGATGCCTGGTGTCTACTCCGCAGGATTCAGGTGGAAATCGAAGGAGACCTGGGAGTATAGGGGATGTGTCTGTTTATGTACCTGGTTTTCGGATACCTAAGCCTGTTGATTTCTCTCTGTCACTTGGTGATCATTTGCCAAAGAATTTAGTGAAAAGCCTATCTGCTTTCAGAACTCGTATCGTAGTTATGGCTAGCCAAGAAGCATCAACAGtctcaagaacaagaagaaaaagtgCTACACAACATG GAGGTTCAACGTTGGCCGATCTTCATCAGGCTCTTGAAGATTACTTGCCCATTCTGTTGGGATTAGTTAAAGATGGAAGCCAGCTACAACACAATGTACAATTTGTGTGGATGAATCAAGAGGATGAAGCAGAG GAAACAGCGATTTCTAATGCATGGTATGAGGTGTTGTCAGTTTTGCACTTGATGGCGATGCTATCATTATCACAGGCCAACTTGTTGCTTCTTCCAAGAGCATCTTCTGATGGTTACCAGCCAAAAGTATCTGAAG ACAGCAGGCGAGCATCAATTGATATCTTCTTAAAGGCTGCAGGATATCTGGATTGTGCTGTCCGGAATGTGCTCCCACAATTACCTAATCCATTAAG GAAAGAACTGCCAGTGGACCTTGCTGAAGGTGTTCTTAGAGCACTTTGCCTTCAAGCATTAGGGCAG AGTGTTGACATCCAACTAGGAATGGCAATTGATAGTGCCAAAGCTACTCTTGCAGTGAAGCGAAGGCTTGCTTGTGAGATGGTAAAGTCCTGGCAGCAG GCTCAAGATAATATAATGAATCTTCCATTAGCAAATGGATGGGGGGAGAAGCACCGACTCTTAATAAAGTGGAAATATGTGGAAGCAAAG GCTGCAGCATACTATTATCATGGCTTAATCCTTGATGAGGGGAACACAGAGAAGTCTCATGGGATGGCTGTAGCTGCCTTGCAAGCTGCAGATgagtattttaaagaaagtaaaagggCATGTGAGGCATTCAATGCAGCTTCTCCATTGTCAAG GTGGGCGATGCATTCAGATGCTCTGTAG
- the LOC118030361 gene encoding kunitz trypsin inhibitor 5: MRMMGSAFLVLSFLLLALAAKPLPRVAAGAAPEPVLDIAGKVLRTGTYYDILPAVRGRGGGITFAITGHKSCPVDVMLDSYEDSDGLPLQFIPANRKKGVIRLSTDLNIKFPGPASCSPTAVWKVEDDDELTGQMFISTSGVEGNPGPETLDNWFKIEKYGNDYKLVFCPTVCNDCEVLCRDIGIYVDKEGFRRLALSDVPLKVKFKKF, encoded by the coding sequence ATGAGGATGATGGGGTCTGCATTTCTAGTGTTGTCCTTCCTTCTTTTGGCATTAGCTGCAAAGCCATTGCCTAGGGTAGCAGCCGGTGCTGCCCCTGAGCCAGTGCTTGACATCGCCGGTAAGGTGCTTAGAACTGGCACTTATTACGACATCCTCCCAGCGGTGCGAGGGAGAGGAGGTGGGATCACTTTCGCCATCACAGGACACAAAAGCTGTCCAGTGGATGTTATGCTAGACAGTTacgaggattcagatggtctcCCACTGCAATTCATACCTGCAAACCGCAAGAAAGGTGTCATCCGTCTTTCTACCGATCTCAACATCAAGTTCCCTGGTCCAGCAAGCTGTTCCCCAACAGCAGTGTggaaggttgaagatgatgatgaactgACAGGCCAAATGTTCATCTCAACTTCCGGGGTTGAAGGAAATCCCGGTCCTGAAACACTAGACAATTGGTTTAAGATTGAGAAGTACGGGAATGACTACAAGCTAGTCTTCTGCCCTACTGTGTGTAATGACTGCGAAGTTCTGTGCAGAGATATTGGCATTTATGTTGACAAGGAAGGATTCAGGCGTCTCGCTCTTAGCGATGTGCCTCTCAAAGTTAAGTTCAAGAAGTTTTGA